Proteins encoded by one window of Rhodobacteraceae bacterium IMCC1335:
- a CDS encoding DUF1330 domain-containing protein: MAKVLQVVIYTAISDDAKLAAYAKLAGPAMQAAGGVFLARGVPVAVAEDGQMTRTVVVEWASLEAAQAGYNSPAYQEALAALGDGATREFRYVEAV; this comes from the coding sequence ATGGCAAAGGTTTTACAGGTGGTTATTTACACCGCGATTTCAGATGACGCGAAATTGGCGGCTTATGCCAAGCTTGCCGGGCCTGCGATGCAAGCCGCCGGTGGGGTATTTTTGGCGCGCGGGGTGCCGGTTGCGGTGGCAGAAGACGGTCAGATGACGCGGACAGTGGTGGTTGAATGGGCAAGCCTTGAAGCGGCGCAAGCCGGCTATAACAGCCCCGCCTATCAAGAGGCGCTTGCCGCGTTGGGCGATGGGGCAACGCGCGAATTTAGATATGTTGAGGCGGTGTAG
- a CDS encoding peptidylprolyl isomerase produces MRRFFYLFLALGVSAPLSAAELGIDITQKGNGATAQNGMQVSVHYEGRLSDGTVFDASRPRGQAFRFVLGAGQVIQGWEQGILGMKEGERRILTIPPQLGYGARGAGAKIPPNATLRFEVELLKTAWPPKLQQASNQDLQEAQKNGTLIIDIRRPEEWAKTGIIEGAELITAFTKSGQLHPEFQQKFMSVITDRDTPIMLYCRTGNRTSNLGKALVDQLGFANVSHLSKGITGWQKAQQPVQSYKASQ; encoded by the coding sequence ATGCGCAGGTTTTTTTATCTTTTTCTGGCTCTCGGTGTAAGCGCGCCGCTGTCTGCGGCCGAACTGGGCATAGACATCACGCAGAAAGGCAATGGAGCAACCGCGCAAAACGGTATGCAAGTCAGCGTGCATTATGAAGGGCGCCTGAGCGATGGCACCGTGTTTGATGCCTCGCGTCCACGCGGGCAAGCTTTTCGCTTTGTGCTTGGCGCCGGACAGGTCATTCAAGGGTGGGAGCAGGGCATTTTGGGAATGAAAGAGGGCGAGCGCCGAATATTAACCATTCCGCCACAATTGGGATATGGCGCGCGCGGTGCTGGCGCGAAAATTCCGCCAAACGCCACGTTGCGCTTTGAAGTGGAACTGCTGAAAACAGCTTGGCCGCCAAAATTACAGCAAGCCAGCAATCAAGATCTGCAAGAGGCTCAGAAAAATGGCACGCTGATCATCGATATTCGCCGCCCCGAGGAATGGGCGAAAACGGGTATTATCGAAGGGGCCGAATTGATCACAGCATTTACAAAATCGGGCCAGCTTCACCCAGAGTTTCAACAGAAATTCATGTCGGTGATCACCGATCGCGATACCCCGATCATGCTCTATTGCCGCACCGGCAACCGGACCTCGAATTTGGGCAAGGCTTTGGTGGATCAATTGGGCTTTGCCAATGTCAGCCATCTGTCAAAAGGCATCACAGGCTGGCAGAAAGCCCAACAGCCGGTGCAATCTTATAAGGCTTCGCAATAA
- a CDS encoding MFS transporter has protein sequence MMARPLKYYLPVCGLGLTQIMGYGTLLYSYAVLLPLMADELGLGLSDVFGLLSIGFFFGGLSAIVAGFAVDRIGGRWVMSLGSVASAGGLWGLSQVTGPIGLTVAILLTQMAAMFVLYDVAFASIAKLRPGQAAQSAISGITLFGGVASTIYWPLTLALSNLYGWQVTWQIHAASVLLICVPAHWFSLSAENGISAPLDIGKRETATWPPLQGPTRRHAMIWMVLSFTFSGYSMGALMSLWVSNVEALGHSAAVAVTAGALIGPAKTAGRFFELIFGRALHPLITSFISLGLMTLGFSILLGFGATFAGLIVFAVLYGMGDGIKTITMGTLPLALFGPEGFGARLGWIAFIRMSVNSSSPFLFAWITESYGGWTSFLVMALFIFMGLAALFFVKRHAR, from the coding sequence ATGATGGCGCGGCCTTTGAAATATTACTTGCCGGTTTGCGGCTTGGGCCTCACGCAGATTATGGGTTATGGCACGCTGCTTTATTCTTACGCTGTGCTCTTGCCCCTAATGGCAGATGAGCTTGGCCTTGGCCTGTCGGATGTGTTCGGGCTGCTCTCGATAGGCTTTTTTTTTGGTGGCTTGAGCGCGATAGTTGCCGGGTTTGCGGTAGATCGCATCGGCGGACGTTGGGTGATGAGCCTTGGCTCGGTAGCGTCGGCTGGCGGGCTTTGGGGGTTAAGCCAAGTGACAGGGCCGATTGGATTAACTGTTGCGATATTGCTCACCCAAATGGCGGCAATGTTTGTGCTTTACGATGTGGCTTTTGCATCAATCGCAAAACTTCGCCCCGGGCAGGCGGCCCAATCGGCGATTTCGGGGATCACGCTGTTTGGCGGCGTGGCATCAACCATCTACTGGCCGCTGACCTTGGCGCTTTCAAATCTTTATGGGTGGCAAGTGACATGGCAAATCCATGCTGCCAGCGTATTGCTTATTTGCGTGCCCGCGCATTGGTTCAGCCTAAGCGCGGAAAATGGGATCTCCGCACCCCTTGATATAGGTAAAAGAGAGACTGCGACTTGGCCGCCATTACAAGGCCCCACCCGCCGCCATGCCATGATTTGGATGGTGCTGTCTTTTACCTTTTCGGGATATAGTATGGGGGCCTTGATGTCGCTTTGGGTGAGCAATGTGGAAGCATTGGGGCACAGCGCTGCCGTCGCCGTGACCGCGGGCGCGTTGATTGGACCGGCCAAAACGGCGGGGCGGTTTTTTGAATTGATCTTTGGCCGCGCGCTACATCCCTTGATCACAAGTTTTATTTCTTTGGGTTTGATGACACTTGGGTTTTCTATCTTATTGGGCTTTGGCGCGACCTTTGCCGGCTTGATAGTTTTTGCTGTGCTGTACGGGATGGGCGATGGGATTAAAACGATCACCATGGGCACTTTGCCTTTGGCTTTGTTTGGCCCAGAAGGGTTCGGGGCAAGATTGGGCTGGATCGCGTTCATCCGTATGTCCGTGAATTCCTCAAGCCCTTTTCTCTTCGCTTGGATCACTGAGTCCTATGGCGGTTGGACATCATTTTTGGTCATGGCATTGTTTATATTCATGGGGCTTGCTGCGCTGTTCTTTGTAAAGCGGCATGCTCGGTAA
- a CDS encoding mannitol dehydrogenase family protein — translation MSDFAEYFDRVGVVHLGLGAFFRAFGLPQLQRMQAQLGADHAMGWDVIGISLRSAGVRDRLAQNGFRYHAVEMDAERRSVEEITILKAVYFLEDERREVLNALLLPHLNMVTLTITEKGYCYSPALSGLDWEHPQIRQDLITPETPSSAPGLLVQALRHRRELGLSAFTCLSCDNLSENGRVLQTVVLEFAQKIDPDLAQWIKENARFPATMVDRIVPAVTAQDVEDIAALTRWPDPAPVLHEPFWQWVIEEDFADLPRPPLDLVGVEFTSSVRSFEEMKLRLLNATHSSLAYLGVLTGHKTVFDAMQNTTLAAFITRLWEHELRPSFTPPPGQDLKAYTQALEQRYRNSAIAHATIQIAMDGSQKLPQRVLAPLRANLAANRPVDGLCLVVAAWILFLNGQSETGARYPINDPLQPRLTSACVQRQDPVGAVLSIAEIFGSDLKQNPRFEAAVRQAYDQLRAMGVLASVELACQHAGKAN, via the coding sequence ATGAGTGATTTTGCCGAGTATTTTGATCGCGTTGGCGTTGTTCATCTTGGGCTGGGCGCGTTTTTTCGCGCCTTTGGGCTGCCGCAACTGCAAAGAATGCAGGCGCAACTTGGCGCAGATCACGCGATGGGCTGGGATGTGATTGGTATCAGTTTGCGCAGCGCAGGGGTGCGTGATCGCTTGGCGCAAAACGGGTTTCGATACCACGCGGTTGAGATGGATGCAGAGCGCCGTTCGGTTGAAGAAATCACCATTTTAAAAGCTGTCTATTTTCTTGAAGATGAGCGCCGCGAGGTGCTGAACGCGCTGCTGCTGCCGCATTTGAATATGGTGACGCTGACGATTACGGAAAAAGGCTATTGTTATTCGCCCGCGCTAAGCGGGCTTGACTGGGAGCACCCTCAAATCCGGCAGGATTTGATCACGCCTGAAACGCCGTCTTCTGCCCCTGGTTTGTTGGTTCAGGCATTGCGACATAGGCGCGAATTAGGGCTCAGCGCTTTTACCTGTCTGAGCTGCGATAACCTGTCTGAAAATGGCCGCGTTTTGCAAACAGTTGTGCTGGAATTTGCGCAAAAAATTGACCCGGATCTTGCGCAATGGATCAAAGAAAACGCACGATTTCCCGCCACGATGGTGGATCGCATCGTTCCAGCTGTAACGGCGCAGGATGTTGAAGATATTGCCGCATTGACGCGGTGGCCCGATCCCGCACCGGTTTTGCATGAACCGTTTTGGCAATGGGTGATTGAAGAGGATTTTGCCGACCTGCCGCGCCCGCCTCTTGATCTGGTGGGGGTTGAGTTTACCAGCTCGGTTCGCTCCTTTGAAGAAATGAAGCTGCGTTTGCTAAATGCCACCCATTCTTCCCTTGCGTATCTTGGTGTTTTGACAGGGCATAAAACCGTTTTTGATGCGATGCAAAACACGACATTGGCGGCGTTTATCACGCGCTTATGGGAGCATGAATTGCGGCCCAGTTTCACGCCCCCCCCGGGCCAAGATTTAAAAGCCTATACGCAGGCGCTCGAACAACGGTATCGCAATTCAGCTATCGCGCATGCGACGATACAAATTGCCATGGATGGATCTCAAAAGCTGCCGCAACGGGTGCTGGCGCCGCTGCGCGCTAATCTGGCCGCCAACCGGCCGGTTGACGGGCTTTGCTTGGTTGTTGCGGCTTGGATATTGTTTTTAAATGGGCAAAGCGAGACGGGGGCGCGTTATCCGATAAATGATCCTTTGCAGCCCCGCCTGACCAGCGCCTGCGTGCAGAGGCAGGATCCTGTCGGGGCGGTTCTATCAATTGCAGAAATATTTGGCTCGGATTTGAAGCAAAATCCCCGATTTGAAGCGGCGGTGCGTCAGGCCTATGATCAGCTGCGCGCAATGGGTGTGCTGGCAAGCGTTGAGCTAGCCTGCCAGCACGCGGGCAAAGCCAATTGA